TTTGGGCTGCGTGGTTACAGCCATGGCTGCAAAATCAGTAGGGTGGTGGGTTCAGCCTCTGACTGTTCggacttctatttttcttttaaatatcatttttgtATAGGTGACTGGATGTTACATGCTAGTTACCTCTGTGTATTGAATTTAATGTCCAAGATTTCTTCATCAGTTTTAACTTCCATGTAGAGCATGCAAACTGATTTTTCTGCCACTGATGTGATGCTTTTAAGGAAGATACTTTTTCCACCAGGTAGGTCGAAGTATTTTGTAAATCTAAAGGGTTTTAACAATTTCAAGCTTGGTAGTGAAAGTATTTTGTTTTTGTGGATACATTCTTTTGTTTGGATTGGAAGTGTTGGTTTGAGGAACCTTGAAAGAAGAGCTTGTTTTCATCTTGCATTCGCCTTTCCCTCCCCCCTGGGTGGAAGTCTTTCATTTGTAATTTTATTTGACTACATTGTCTTCCTGTCATTTTATCAGTCTCAATCTCTTGTTCGTACCCAAAAAGGCAAAAGGTGTTAGATGGGCGAAGGCCACTCATTTACTAACAACAAAAAGGCATACCTTTTACCCAATATGCACTTAAACTACAGGGCTTTTGTGAAGACATCAATGGCATTGCTTGGTTGTCTGATGTTGATGTGTTAACCATTTGTGATTTATGTTTCAGTGCTCCTGCTGGAGTTAAACGAAGAGGTGGACCAGGGGGTTTAAGCAAAGTTTGCGGTGTTTCACCTCAACTGCAGGCCATCGTTGGTGAGCCGACTATGGCAAGGACTCAGGTTCCTCTTTCTCCTGACTGAACATTTTCTTTCGAGAAGTTCATCTTTTTCAAAGCTCATTTTTTGAAAACCCATACTCAATATTTGGACTTGTTTAAGGATATCAAAGGTGCACGTGTATCTTGTTTCAGATTGTGAAGCAGCTGTGGGCATATATTCGTAAGAATAATCTCCAAGATCCTAATAACAAGAGGAAGATCATATGCAATGATGAACTCCGTTTGGTTTTTGAGACTGATTGTACTGACATGTTCAAGATGAATAAGTTGTTAGCTAAGCATATAATACCACTTGAATCTACAAGTAaggctttttctttttgtttgtgttgtacaAATATGTCACAGGTGATTAATACTCAGATCTGTTTCAACTTTTGCAGGAGATCCTGGTCGAGACTCTAAAAAGTTAAAGACTACCGCTACAGAAGTGGTTTCTGCAACAGAACCTGATGCTGATCAATATTCGGTTGTTATATCTGATGCACTGGCTAATTTTTTTGGAACTGGTGAAAGGGAGATGCTTCAATCGGAGGCTTTGAGGCGTGTTTGGGATTACATAAAAAATAACCAGCTGGAGGTTAGTCTTTTCTTTTGAGaaatttttctttgccttttttttttttttttgatctccaGCAGGTTTCAATAACTCTTGGTTTAATTTCAATTGTTTGTTTGTTTAATGTAATTTTTATCAGGACCCTATGAACACAATGATAATTTTATGTGACTCCAAACTTCAACAACTTTTTGAATGCGAAAGCCTTTCTGCCTTGGGATTATCAGAGATGTTGTCGCGCCATTTGTTCAAGCGATCCTAACACATGCTGTTTACTGGTTACATAGTCCTTACTCCATTCCTGATATGCACATATTTTCTCCAAATTTTGATTTGCTAAATGCTTTCTGTCTTGGCACCATGCACTTGTTTATGTTTGACGCTGGATTCTGGGTACCTGAAATGCTTTCAGAACATCAAGGAGATCAATTTACTTGTTTCAAATAGGTGAAAAGCCGTTGCAGTGGGGGACTTTCTGTTGATGGAAATATAATTCAGCAATTTCTGAAAATGTGTATTGGATTAGATTATTGTGCTTAGAATTCTTGAATTTCTGAGAAACtgtcatgaaatcaatgcttctGATGGTTTTAATAGCGAGTTTGGATCAGTTTCtaaagtgaaagagaaaaaggaactGGAGTAAGAGGGAAAGTAATGAGAAGATAAAATACAATGAGAGGGATAACAAATTGTTTTTTCATAAAGTTTCACCATAATATCTAAATCATTGGTTGACTTCTCTCCTTTTGCTGTTTAAGTGATTTAAACCTCAAGAAACAAGAATCAAGTTTAGACccttaatctaatcgatttaatCTTATTTTCCTCAATGTACAAAGCAATCTAGAACTAGATCTGCAGAATTGTGAGCACAATTTTAGCATCGATGGAAAATGCATCCTTTCAGTTATTTTTTCAGAAGAGCAGCAGACATAAGATACTAAAAACCTAAAACAAtgcatataataaataaaaaagagaaaagtaAATTTAACATAAATATTCAAACAAATGTTTAATTTAAACCATCATCTGAACTTCAGATTACATCAGATTATGTTTAGAAACATGATAGGCTATGCAGCTGAGTCAGATTTTATAAGTTTTCACAAAGCCTAGATTATTTTTGGCCATAATGTGCTTTCATAGAACATGTTCTGAAAAATCAACTATGAGAAGTTTCTTTGCACTGTCACGGATTGAGAGAGAATCATATCAAATGATACTTTGCATCATGTAAACTAAACAGTTTATATGCATATAAACTATGGAAATATCATGTTTGAACAACGAGCACATTGTGATCTCCAATATAGATGATGTTAGTAAGTATTTGCCTATCATAGCATTGATGTGAATGATAGGCTATAATATCCAGGACTTGGTTTTCTTGAACTTTGTGTGGATTGTGGAAACTTTGATATATTGATTGCATTACGAAGTGCCAgcattcttatttttcttgatgaaGTGGGGGTGTAGAGCTGCCACTTGGTTCACTATCCTTGATATTGCACCAATTTTGcttctaattcattaatttggAGGCTAAAGTTAGACCCAAGAACCATAATATCAGCCACCAAGAATAAGCAATCAAGTTCTGCATGTTTATCTCTGTAGTTTATTCCTTTTGTCTTCTTCTTTTCCCCTTTTTTAACACCTTTATTGGTCTTGAAAAATCAGCAAGTTTGGTGTTCATCTTTTTCAGAATCAATCTTTATATAATTGTTCAAATCAGTTAATTTGTGAGAACAACTCCCCAATGCGATTGCATTCCTTGGAGCTCTATTTCATATATGTTACCTTCATTGAAATGATTAATTCTTATGTTTTTTCATCATTTAATATGCTTATGATAGAAAGTGCAATTGCCGAAGTCTGTTCTTACTAAAATTAATGCTTTAAAGTTTTTAACTTTCGTGGCTGACTAGCTtcattcttgtttgtgttgtataGTTGAGTTTTACCTTGTTGATATGATACATGTGTTAGATTCTTCGTAGATAATTTCAACTGCTATGGTTGGCATAtcggaaaataaaagaaataacagGCGTTCTTCCATCTTTTATGTGCAGATGAGCAAGTTCAGTGGCATCTAGGCGATCTAACAATGTAACAGATACTGATGAAAAAAGATCATTTTGTTTAATGTGTTTTGATTGGTTGTATTTTATTATGTTTAACAAATTGTTTGTTTATGGGCAAGATGTAGTTTACTTTTTCAGTAGTGGCAAGAAAATgatgatggttgatctcatagTGTCCCATTCTAGTCTTGTTGAATATTATCAGTCTCTTACTTCTGTTGTTATCTGAAGGAAAAAGAAATGGAAAAATGATTACCTACTTTGGGAATGATCAACTCTGTTTGCAAATGTTCTAGTTGCACTCTGCTGTATTATCAAGAACACCTGAGCATCATGCTTTTTATATGAGAGTGATGTAGGTAGCACAAGTCTGATCATCCTCTCTTGCTGCTCATAATGTTTCTTTGCCTCTACAAGCAAGGCAGTCCTCACTGTGTGGCTGAGCTCCACAAATAGCAATACATGATATAGTGGTGTCGTTGCATGGAGGTGACATTCATGAGGCTTATTTTGGGAGAGTTATTTGGGAAGATTTACTTGTTAACAGATGGCAAATAAAGTAGCTATACAGCTGACTATTCTATCCCGTTATCGTCATAAGATGTATGTAGGTGTATAAATACATGTGTATGTGTGTCCTGCTCCTCTGGTTTATTTAATTTGTCCATCAAGGTTGCATTTATGAGTGCTAGAATACTGCATACTGCACACTAGTTATGATTCCAAGTATTTTTCTTCTGTaaataataatcattggaggttgcATTTGACATATGCAACTGCGTGTTGTTCATCATGTAAAATAATTTCTGATATACTGCCTCGCTGATTTAAATATCGGCAATTAAGGCAGCAAATGAACTGTAAAGATTTTGTCGCTTCATCCTGTTTGATTGTTCTTTTTGTTGTAGCATAGCTTTTTATTCTTCTTGGATTAGAGTAGTTACTTTTTTCTGCGATTCTTGTGAAGTTTTGTCCCCTTTTTTTTTCAGTTGAAAATATTAAAATGCTGTTGCATTTTTGTAGTTGTACCTTCTTGCTTATCTGGAAATTTCATCGTATGCACCTGAGTTTGTTTTAATTTCTATTACAAACGAGAAATTGTTTGgactttttgttttattttaaaaaaaaacattttGATAGTTCTTGCCATCTtttgctacaggtattcttcttttaACTAATATATATGTTTGTTGCTTCATTTTCACTTTATGTTAAAATTTTACAATGGTCAACTCTTTAAATGTGTTTCTCCTGAAAAATGTAGCTTTTCCCTTAGCACATATATTATTTTGGGTGATTAACTTTTGATTTTCTGAAGGAATCCTTCTCTTCCAATCTTATAAGAATTTTGGTTGTTATTTGCACATTCCAATCTCCTATTTCAAATTCTGTGTTTTTATAAAAAAGGTAATTACTTTTGTTGTTTGGTTTTATAagttctagtttatttttttatcattaccaTTGTTCTTTTTACTTTTCTTTAAATTGAAACAATTACTTTCTAGCATTACTTTTgcaaggttctcttttccatttcTTTTATTCCAAACATATTTAAGTTCAAATGATCTTTCCCattcatataaaattatattctcaaattttttctcaaaTCATTTACATTGTgttattcatgaaaaaaaaattcctccAAATTTTCAGAACTTGGGTTTTTTCCACAAATCATTAGATGTTACAGTTTTCAGAAGTTCTGTTCTTGAATTTTTCTAATGTCacattaaattcttttttttatgaatatctaTTTCTCAAGTATGCTAGCTGAAATAATTGTGTTTGTTTTGGATGATAAGTTCTTGTTTTTCTTTTAATCATTACCACAGAAGTTTTACTTTTCTTTAAATCGAAACAATTACCTTGTACTAATACTATTGCGGCATTCTCTGTTCCATTACTTTTGCTTCATATTTAGCTTCAAATGCTCTTTCGTAATCGAGTTTCTGGTTTTCTCCTCAAATTTAAATGATttgtttttctttcaaaaaatatttttttccaattttttataAGATCGGGTTCTTGGATGTTTTTCTCAAATCATTTAGATGATGTGTTTTTCACAAAATAATGTGCGAGTTGAGATAATTATTTTTGTTGCTGTGGATGGTTAGATGTCCTGGTTCTTTTATCACTACCACCTTTCTTGCTTTTCTTCAGTTGTAACTATTGCGTTCTTCTAATGCTCTTGCATGGTTCTCTCTTTCAATATTATTGTTTCAAATATGTTTAGCTGCAAATGCTCTTTTGTAGTTGTATAGAATCAGTTTCTTGGATTCTTTCTCAAATCATATAAATATTTGTTTTCCTTGGGAATTATTTTTCCATAAATTTTAATAGCAAGCTTGTACACCCACACACGTGTGTGCACGTATATATGAGGCGCAATCACTGCATCCCTCTGTTAGCGCTAAAGGGAGCCATATTTTGGTTCCACGAACATTACAGATTTGTCTTGTTGGAAACTTACAGTGGTTTTTGACTTCCCGTGTAACTTTTGTTCGACGTCCACTCCAAATAGAATGGCTGGTTTATAATTCCGAGTCATACACACTTGTATCCTTTACATTGTTTATTAAGAATGGGCATGAAAATGACTTTTGCTTTAATATTGTTTTGTCAACCTTGAGATAGTACAAGACATGCAAGTGATTTAGCTTTACACAAAATGCTGTAGATCATTTATTCCATTCTGTGGTTTGAAAGGATTAGAAAATCCACACTACTTTCTGGAactgtttttatttatttatttatttattaatagtaGACATAGTTTTCGAGAGAATTATACAAGAGAAACTCTGAGAAGTGTGAAGAAAATAAGAGAACTTAATTACACAAAGTAGTGTGGCCAAGCTGGGCTgcaatcctctttttttttccctttctccttgtccctcctttctctcctctctctctctcttttcttcttcttctcttctctttttctcttttcattctcTGGCATTCACAGCCTCTCCACTTGCGAAACATCCATTTCCGCAAACAACTCTAACTCCAACATCTTTCATACTAGAGGATCACCGGCCTCTTCTCCACCTAACCAGACACTACTTTCATAGCAGTAGTTACACCATGCAATTTTAGTTTTTATTGCTAATAgccaaagaaagagagagaaagcatCGCACACCTATGTATGGGACctttattctttttaaaaaaaaaaatgatttcttGTTTTAGGTTTGAGACTATTATAAAGATGGTTTGGGAAAGtttgatttaaatatgatattgtcattgttttctaaaaaaaattattattattatgagtGATTGATGTCATTCTTACAAGTATGCATGGTTTTCATCTATTTTTTGTCAAAGACCATTGAGCTGTCTTTGAATTTGAAGTAACCCCTCTAATAAGGATGGCAATCCATaatcatttaatctgtttaacttatTTCAATTCTTAGTAGATTGGGTTAGATTACTTGTTTAATAAAATGGTAGGTATGGATGAagatttttgacccatttaataaataaatcagatTTCAGGTTGATAGATGTTTGATATATATTGCATCCGACCCTACCCATATGTCGTTGGACACGACTGGCCAATGGCCATCCTACCCTCTAATAATCTTGTTTATGTCAACGTGCATCCAAGAGGAGTCATGAGTAAATGTATACATTATTTTTCTTCATGTGAAACACATGCGTTCTTCAATGAGACAAGAAATATAACTAGGAATACAAAACTAAGCAAGCAGTATATAGAGGCAACCCTTCTCTTCCCTTCAAGAATGCCTGAGGGTGCAATCCTATCCATCATAGGCAAAAAGATTTTTTCCAGCTTCTgcaaccaaaaagaaaaaaaaaaaagcaccatcAGTTGCCATGAGTTATAGGGGTTTTTCTCcacatttttttagattttatcatGTTTCTGTAATCTTTACTGATCATAGCAGAAACTAGACTCTTGATGTTTACCGGTCCAAGGTCTCCCATGTGTAGCAATGGCTCTATAATATTCTTTGCTTTcctgctattttttttttcatgcagtAAGCATTAGGAGAAACTTAGCTGTATATAATCGTGGTCGTATTTTGTCATAATAATCAAAAAGATCTTAATTTAACCTTTCCTCACCTTATGGTCACCGTTCCTTCATATATATGCGACATGTGGAGGCTGCGATCAAGTCCTAATGGCAGATGAGTCTCTTTCCATTCTGTAAGACAAAAAATTTCTCCTACATTAGAATTACAGTATAATGCAAAATCTAATGGCACGAGATATAAAGCTTAAACAGACCTAGACGCCATTTCATGCCAAGATCCACTCCCTCATCCCTGGTCGGCTTGATCACAAACTGTACCCGGTTTGCCACTAAGAAAGCATGGAATATTCCAAGCGCTTTCTACAACAAACGATGCTCCTGTTATTAATACCGGtacaaaagaagaataaaatgGAAAGTTTGAAGAGAAGATATATAGCACTATCACTTTTCTTAATTATGTAAGGAGAATATGCGATAAATCTTTAGAATATAATGAAACACAATATTTGAACACAGTTAGCACTAACGGGTCAAATCAACGTGCATTCACCAATATCTATAGGATGAAGTTGATCTGATGGGGTTGTGTTATAGTGTGTTGTTGTGTATTCTGATATGAGGatataattaactatttatagaGAAGTCCGTATCTCTTGGGATAGGTACTTTCTTTTCTGAAGAGAGGTGAGAGTATTTGTTTTCTCCAGAAGTATGCATTTTTTCATCAGATGCACTACAATGAACACTTCTCTCAAATATGACAAGCGGAcacttttttgcacaaaaatatatacggcattttgaattttaaaattgtaAATTAATTTATTCGAATTTTTAACTCTTTTGAAAGGGTGCCAGCCAAACAGCAACTAGAAAAGTAGGCTGgttgtaaaagaaaaaaataaaaataaaacatcaaattttattattttgaaaatagctTAGCTCACATAGAGAATTTTGCCGGGCGAGATTGGTTCTTACCTTACTCAACTCAAAAGGATCAACGGTCTGAAGAAAATTATAGTAGTCTCGGCATTCTTCACCAGCCAAACCCAAACATTCTTTAATGCTTCGATTCTTAATAGCAGAGTGTAATCTATGAACCCTTTCTGGTCTGCCAAAATCTTGGCCTCCTTGACCTGATGAGGTCTTGGTTCCATGCGGCACCGGCCAATGATCTGGCTTCTTTATGGAGATGCTCCTCTTCAATGGATTAGAATTCCAGGATTTAGGATGTGCAAGATGATGATTTATGTGAGTATTACTTAGAATTTTGCTTCTTTGGAGCTGCACTGTTGTGGAGAGTATTGACATGATTTGGAAGTGTTTGGGTATGGGTCAGGAAGAAGACCTGCTCCACACAGGATTTGGTTGGATGCGGGAGGGAGTTAATAGATGGCAAGAGAATAGAACTAATGTTGTTAGATtttgaagcaaagaaaaggatagtaTGAAATGAAAGCAATGCTTCCCATGCATCCTTGGCAAGGTGAGGTTccttgtccatcttgatggttAACATCCTTGTGTCAAGGCTCGGTGTGGATACTCCTTGGCCTTTGCATGCAACAAATAGGCTGGGTCTGATTTTGTGAGAATGTTTTGAGCCCTAACAGAGGTGGCCGAGGTTTTATTGTTAGGTTTGGTCTACCTACATTGGGTTCCCAGTTTATTTCTGATTGGTGCATGGTTTGAGGTTATTTCTATTGGGGAATACCTCCTCCATGGGTTTAAGTTTAGGATTGAGTTGGAACGTTTCTATGTTGGCTTGGCATGTTGGCGATTGTTACTCTGGGTCTTCTACTCATCTGGTTGGCGAGGGGCTCGTAACTTGCAAGGGAGGTAAAAGATCAAGCTTGCTATTTGGGTTGGTTTCCACCAAATGTTCTTAACTTGGCCTACGCTTGGGTTGGAAAATGTCCACACAATTTCTTGTTGTACTGGAATTATATCAATGACATAAATCCACCCAATTCAAACTTGATCATAATTTCTAGAATACAGCTTCCAACCTGACACAACTTGATTGTAATCCATGTTTGTAAAATAGAAAACCTAACCAAATCCCACTTGACTTGAACCATGCTTGATTTGACCGGATCCAACCAAACCAAATATAACCCAACTCAATCCAAACCATATTTGGGTTGAAAGGTTTTGAATGTTGGTTTGGTTCTCGTTCAAATGGTTGGATTCATTATCAGGTTGGGTAGGATTCAGATCGTATCATTTGATGGttgatttgaatctaaaattgacCATTAGCCTAACCAACCTGCTCGGTTATATGACTAATAGCTCTCACCATTTAAGGCTAAAAAATATAGCGAACACCGATCCTgatgctctctttcttcttttccagCGATACAATTTACTTTGCAGGGTTGTATTTGCCCTTATAAAAAGATGCCCCATTGTAGTGGACTCCCATCTGCATGTCCTGCTCCTTCTCCGAGAGACCTCTCGATGCTGTGGCCCCAACTTGGATCCTTGGGAGCTAGAAAGAAATAAACAGCCACACTGCACTCTGCTTATAGACATCGACCTTAGCTGTCTATCGATGACTATAACATGCTACCTCCGATCAGCTGATCGGGCTCAGCCaacaattttagaaaaattttgaatgttCAGCCGTTATCAGGAGAATATGGGTCGGCCCCATGTCCCTTAAATTCAGACGGTTTCGATAAAACCTTCGATGGTTACAACAAAACATGATGCACCATTCCGTAATGATTACCGATATTCAAGATAACGTTTATTCCTCCCCTCTATAAAAGAAAATGATAGAGGATCTTTTGAAAAGTTTTTGGATTTAGAGGCGTTACTtttttgctaaattttttttaatatttttaaaatttttgctaatttaaacattaaaaatttttttatcacaaaatatttgatGGTCGAATATTTTTTACAGCTCCCAAAAATGATATAGTATCTTTGAATTATTGCTGATCGCTGAGCTTTCTCCCAGCATCTTTGTCGATCAAGTTACTCCACCTTGATTCAAAGCATTGAGCAATGGTATCAATTATTtcagattataataaattaattttattggtGTATCAGAGCTCGTCCTCTCTGCATCAATTCCCCCTGGCACTGGTTGTCATCAGATTTAATCAATGACTCATGAGAGCTTGCAAAGGTACACCGATCTCCATTGGAAAACAGCCTCCATGCTCTGGAGACCAACTCAGTACCTTGTGCTGACGTGGACCATTGCTCGACCACGTGCGGACACGTCATGATTCAAAGGCCGCCATGATGAGTCGGCAGGTGATCGCAAGCCATAGGGATGAAGCCAAGCAATTGGAGGACTGTTCGTGGGCCCCAGTCGCACCGCCCAATGCCATCGTCCCCGTCGCGTGGTAGAACGGGAGACCCATCGCCAGGTCAGCATCCACTCCCGAGTCTTGGACGGTAATGATGTGGAGAGAAGGGTGTGGGGGCCCACAACACCCACCGCCCTCCGTGAGGTCGAATCAAAGTCTGGCTCCCCTGCCAATGTTGGTCGTTTGGTGCGACTCCATGATCGGGTGGGtccaaaaaagaaggaaaaggacaCGGACGGCGAGCGCCACCAAACCTTGCGTgatttcccctctctctctcagtCAATTAGGGTATGGTATTCGCAGATGGATCTAGCAGCTAGGATTCAAGACTTTCTGAAGACAATCTATTATGTGCATGCCGGGGAAGGCTCATCCTGCCATCTTATCATGGAAAACAACAACCTAATGttgttcaaatatttgacatgtaTCATGTTGCCGGCTGCTGTATTTTGATTTCCCATCATGTAGATAATGAAAGGATTGGAGTTGTGATCTCTCGTGCGAAAGAACGGTTCATCTTCTTTTGCATGAATCCATCATTGGAATGTCCATCGGTTGCTTTGGATCTGTGCAGATGGATGGATGGTAAAGTTTAGAgctctttgagatttgtgcaatgTGTAAAGAAAGGTAAATCTTTTCACGTGAAAGATATACACCATGATATCCGATAATCGAATGCAATGTTTTAAGTTTTAGAATTGTACGTCCACCTAAACTTGTAGGAATATGAGCTCAATATTCCTAAGATCCATACATTTGGAGTTTGTGCTTGAAAAATCCAACAATATTCTCATTGCAAGGGAGACGAACAACAAAAGTGGGAACAATTAGCGAAAGCCTCTTTGAATCTGGCAATTGGATCCATCTCCGGTTATCATTCAATTCAATCGTTATGTCTAGCAGTTGAAGATGTCATGTTGATGATGATGATATAGCATTGCATTCAGTCTCCATCCAACTTATCTTATATGATTGGCTTTTTAAGTATAGCAACATTTTAATCCATATTTTAATAACCTTTTTCTGAATGAACAAAATGTATGCCTCATAATTGCACCATATACATGAGTAGTCTCAAACTTCAACATGTCAATTTGTGCTATAATGACCGTTTTATTTGAAACATTTTACTAGAAGTACGCAAATTGGATACCTATCTTCTTACAAATTCATCATTCTTTCGATGCTAGTTTGGTGTTATCCTCACATGCAAGCATATGATctttgttcaaacaaaaagaactgTAGCCAAATGACAACTCATTTCTACATAATTTATGGATTCTTGCACATATTGCTGAACAAAATTCGACACTCTTAAAACGGATATGTTAGCCAATCAAACAGACGTACACTtccttaagaattatttttggatattttcACCAAAACAAGGACACAAATCAAAAAGTGGCCCAGCTGAAGAAAAAGTTGGCAGCCCAAGGACCCTAGAACGTGCATGGGCAATCGATAGGTCGCCTTTAAACCCTACCGCACAAAGCACAATATACCTCCAACCACAAGGGGTAATTACTTGTGGGCAGATGGAAGAGGTGGATGAACTGTGATGGTGGCCTCCACCTATTTGGCCTTTCCTTAATGCCTCCAGCCTATAATAATAAACAACATGATCCTTCCCCTCCTGGACTCTCTTTTTGCATTCCTTGGTAGCACACGGCCCATGTCTCTTGATTCCAGTGTCATGAGATGTGACCCAATTTCAAGATTCTTCATCAatcaatacatacatacatgccaaCCATTCCTctcttctttaatttctccccagcTAAGCCCTCCAAACCTCTATAAATAGCCCCCATCCCACAACCCTTCCTTCACACCCCcaccttttctctcttcttttctctctcgaTACTAGTTAGCATCAATTCCGCTCGATCCCCATGGCCACTGTTGAGGTAGCTAGCTCCAGCGTTCTCCATTCTTTTCTTTCTAATGGTCtgcaataattatattaataacgTTGGTCCAGctttttttagatgaaaaaaatactactactacaTGTCATGCTGCAAAAGTTCGGATGGAAAATTTTGGATTCGTTAACAAGGATTCATTCATGTCAAGTTTTATCAAAAGTTTTTGATATGTATAATTTGTCTTCGTATGGTCGCATGCTCGAAAGTCCATGGCAGATGCTTTTATATGAGTTAATTCATGCATGTTAAGCATTGATTAATATTCTATAACATGATCCTTAAAAGTTATAATTATACCGGATCGTATATGAGCTCTTCCTATGTTtttgatcttcaaaagaaaaggtTCGTGTATTTTAAGCATCGATCAAATTTTCTAAACCAATGGTACTTTTAGCCAGATCGAAGAAAGAAATCAGTTATTTATAATCTGCTCATGTTCAAACCTAGTGATGGTATATATTCTGCAGGTCCAAACAGCAACTA
Above is a genomic segment from Elaeis guineensis isolate ETL-2024a chromosome 1, EG11, whole genome shotgun sequence containing:
- the LOC105038945 gene encoding uncharacterized protein; the protein is MVSDQEIASCVESLLRQSGPYAIASVNGVVRELEAKLGLDLSHKAGFIRDQIDLLLGPPKDRFALQTPHQFHPQAQPLHHPRPQFQPLPPASSSPFTQLLHHPELSFRYPPAPLPASAAAQQQLRQQQHQQLQQQQQHQPPLLPVPAAPEHAAPSQKESAPAGVKRRGGPGGLSKVCGVSPQLQAIVGEPTMARTQIVKQLWAYIRKNNLQDPNNKRKIICNDELRLVFETDCTDMFKMNKLLAKHIIPLESTRDPGRDSKKLKTTATEVVSATEPDADQYSVVISDALANFFGTGEREMLQSEALRRVWDYIKNNQLEDPMNTMIILCDSKLQQLFECESLSALGLSEMLSRHLFKRS
- the LOC105039026 gene encoding uncharacterized protein encodes the protein MSILSTTVQLQRSKILSNTHINHHLAHPKSWNSNPLKRSISIKKPDHWPVPHGTKTSSGQGGQDFGRPERVHRLHSAIKNRSIKECLGLAGEECRDYYNFLQTVDPFELSKKALGIFHAFLVANRVQFVIKPTRDEGVDLGMKWRLEWKETHLPLGLDRSLHMSHIYEGTVTISRKAKNIIEPLLHMGDLGPKLEKIFLPMMDRIAPSGILEGKRRVASIYCLLSFVFLVIFLVSLKNACVSHEEK